The following proteins are encoded in a genomic region of Bacillus sp. BGMRC 2118:
- a CDS encoding alpha/beta-type small acid-soluble spore protein, translating to MANNNNSNQLLVPGVGQAIDQMKYEIANEFGVDLGADTTSRANGSVGGEITKRLVQMAEQQLGSIR from the coding sequence ATGGCAAACAACAATAATTCAAATCAATTACTTGTACCTGGTGTCGGGCAAGCTATTGATCAAATGAAATATGAAATTGCTAACGAATTTGGTGTAGACCTAGGAGCTGACACTACTTCACGTGCTAACGGTTCTGTAGGGGGAGAAATTACAAAACGCCTAGTTCAAATGGCAGAGCAACAACTTGGAAGCATTCGATAA
- a CDS encoding abortive phage infection protein — MDKMQVEHILDKLRNREIEEYVVEKENFLSFREVLVNQDDFKHFRGIAGHGGIVTYTYVDEARS; from the coding sequence ATGGATAAAATGCAGGTTGAACATATATTAGACAAGCTAAGAAATAGAGAAATTGAGGAATATGTCGTGGAAAAGGAGAACTTCCTTTCATTTCGCGAAGTATTAGTAAATCAAGATGACTTCAAGCATTTTAGAGGAATTGCAGGTCACGGTGGAATTGTTACTTATACATACGTCGATGAGGCTAGAAGTTAA
- a CDS encoding S8 family peptidase, which yields MKWYKTLGSLVMAAALITPMYSTSVGASDEQSGKLRVLISSTKENVKQNAKEDYGVRWDFKEKGFSTEVTEKQYKALQKNKNLSIELVEEITLDAKPGGNTGNRTGVPNDQTPWGIEAMYEDPNITATSGGSGVKVAVLDTGAINHVDYSSNLEQCKDFTQRKSPLVNNSCNDGNGHGTHVAGTVLADGGSDGQGLFGVAPDAKLWAYKVLSDRGSGYSDDIAYAIRHAADEANRLGVKTVISMSLGSSSKDSLISDAVTYAYGKGVLVVAAAGNSGPNANTIGYPGALVDAIAVAALEDVQQNGTYRVADFSSRGNPNTDGDYIIQERDVEVSAPGRAIESTWYDGGYNTISGTSMATPHVSGLAAKIWAANPGMTASQVRAELQNRAKANDILGGNGAAAGDDYASGYGFPTVK from the coding sequence ATGAAATGGTATAAGACTTTAGGAAGTTTAGTCATGGCCGCAGCTTTAATTACACCAATGTACTCTACTAGCGTTGGAGCATCTGATGAACAATCAGGTAAGCTTCGAGTATTAATTAGTTCTACTAAGGAAAATGTGAAGCAAAATGCAAAAGAAGATTATGGTGTACGTTGGGACTTCAAAGAAAAAGGATTCTCAACGGAAGTGACGGAGAAGCAATATAAAGCTCTTCAAAAGAATAAGAACTTATCAATTGAGCTAGTTGAAGAAATAACGCTGGATGCTAAGCCTGGAGGGAATACAGGGAATAGAACTGGTGTACCAAATGATCAAACACCATGGGGAATTGAGGCAATGTATGAGGATCCAAACATTACAGCTACTTCTGGTGGTAGTGGTGTGAAGGTTGCAGTTCTTGATACAGGCGCAATTAATCACGTTGACTATTCGAGTAATTTAGAACAATGTAAAGATTTTACACAAAGAAAATCCCCTCTTGTGAACAACTCTTGTAATGATGGGAATGGTCATGGTACACACGTTGCAGGAACAGTGCTAGCAGATGGTGGTTCGGATGGTCAGGGGTTATTTGGGGTAGCACCGGATGCTAAGCTTTGGGCATATAAAGTACTAAGTGATCGAGGATCAGGCTATTCTGATGACATTGCCTATGCCATTCGTCATGCAGCAGATGAAGCAAATCGATTAGGTGTAAAAACTGTAATCTCAATGTCGCTAGGTTCAAGTAGCAAGGATTCACTTATTTCAGATGCTGTAACATATGCATATGGAAAAGGTGTACTTGTTGTAGCAGCAGCTGGTAATAGTGGTCCGAATGCAAACACAATCGGTTACCCAGGAGCACTTGTTGATGCGATTGCTGTTGCAGCATTAGAAGATGTACAACAAAATGGTACGTATCGAGTTGCCGATTTTTCTTCACGCGGTAATCCAAACACAGATGGTGATTACATCATTCAAGAACGTGATGTGGAAGTGTCTGCACCAGGACGCGCAATTGAGTCTACTTGGTATGATGGTGGATACAACACAATTAGTGGTACCTCTATGGCAACGCCACATGTATCAGGCTTAGCTGCCAAGATTTGGGCTGCAAACCCTGGCATGACTGCTTCACAAGTACGTGCGGAACTTCAAAACCGTGCTAAAGCAAACGATATTCTTGGTGGAAATGGAGCAGCAGCAGGAGATGACTATGCTTCTGGATACGGTTTCCCAACAGTGAAATAA